A stretch of Metabacillus sp. FJAT-52054 DNA encodes these proteins:
- a CDS encoding RNA polymerase sigma factor: protein MQEDELVAKAKQGNTAAFHQLVENYRPVVERFAYQLGNRQDDIDDITQEVFIRVYRFLDQFTKAKFSTWLYKITLNVTRDAARKRASALRKVFKLQHEQHEEYPAAEAIIIKNENDRALHICLQKLDEKYKVPIILFFFHEKKYEEIAEIQSLTLSTVKTRILRGKAKLKKLLEDFERKEGETHG, encoded by the coding sequence ATGCAGGAGGATGAACTGGTAGCGAAAGCAAAACAGGGCAATACGGCAGCATTTCATCAGCTGGTTGAAAATTATCGGCCTGTTGTAGAACGGTTTGCATACCAGCTTGGTAACCGCCAGGATGACATCGACGATATTACCCAGGAGGTCTTTATTCGGGTTTATCGGTTTCTTGATCAATTTACAAAAGCGAAATTCTCTACCTGGCTTTATAAAATCACGCTGAATGTAACGAGGGATGCTGCAAGAAAAAGAGCATCCGCATTAAGAAAAGTGTTCAAGCTTCAGCATGAGCAGCATGAAGAGTACCCTGCTGCAGAAGCGATTATCATTAAAAATGAGAATGACCGCGCTTTACATATATGTCTCCAGAAGCTTGATGAAAAATATAAAGTGCCCATTATTCTTTTCTTTTTTCACGAAAAAAAATATGAAGAAATTGCAGAAATTCAGAGTTTGACTCTCTCCACAGTGAAAACGAGAATTTTGAGAGGAAAAGCCAAGCTCAAAAAACTATTGGAGGATTTTGAAAGGAAAGAAGGTGAAACACATGGATGA
- a CDS encoding helix-turn-helix transcriptional regulator, which yields MKRIGENIKHYREQRNLSQQELALKMRVGVSTIEKYESGEQLPDTLSILKFSTVLDIPASELLEKRRTASSCMDSELEELIQEAGIKRAKLILRKTNE from the coding sequence ATGAAAAGAATTGGGGAAAACATTAAGCATTATCGTGAGCAAAGAAATCTGTCGCAGCAGGAGCTTGCCTTAAAAATGAGAGTGGGCGTCTCCACTATTGAAAAATATGAGTCAGGAGAACAACTGCCGGATACATTAAGCATATTAAAATTTTCAACTGTCCTTGATATTCCTGCATCGGAGCTTTTGGAAAAACGCCGCACAGCATCTTCATGTATGGATTCTGAATTGGAAGAGCTCATCCAAGAAGCCGGCATAAAAAGAGCAAAGCTTATCCTCAGAAAGACAAATGAATGA
- a CDS encoding aminotransferase, with amino-acid sequence MDSSRFLSASVTELKPSGIRKFFDLAASMEGVISLGVGEPDFVTSWSVREACILSLEKGHTAYSANAGLMELREEISFYLDRKFHVNYEAEREILVTVGASQALDLALRTIINPGDEVIIPEPCFVAYGPLVKLAGGIPVYVSSNSNNGFKTLPGQIEKAITQNTKAVLICSPSNPTGSMLSRKDFEKISNIIKQHDLLAISDEIYAELSYDEEFTSLASLEGMRERTITISGFSKGFAMTGWRLGFAAAPAPLLQAMLKIHQYSMMCAPTMSQHAALEALRNGEEDVQRMKTDYRRRRNYFVRSLNEAGFPCQTPGGAFYAFPSIEYSGLSSEEFAEQLLLEEKVAVVPGIVFGSSGEGFVRCSYASSLSQLEEALKRMASFMKRRQHAGAQWKTLQDF; translated from the coding sequence ATGGATAGTTCCCGTTTCTTATCAGCCAGTGTAACCGAACTCAAGCCTTCCGGTATCCGGAAATTTTTTGATCTCGCTGCCAGTATGGAAGGCGTCATCTCACTTGGAGTGGGTGAACCGGATTTTGTCACATCATGGAGTGTGCGTGAGGCATGCATTCTTTCTCTTGAAAAAGGTCATACAGCATATTCCGCCAATGCCGGTCTAATGGAGCTCAGAGAGGAAATCAGCTTTTATCTTGATCGGAAATTTCATGTGAATTACGAAGCGGAACGTGAAATTTTGGTTACAGTAGGAGCAAGCCAGGCCTTGGATTTAGCCTTAAGAACCATAATCAACCCCGGTGATGAGGTGATTATTCCCGAGCCATGCTTCGTAGCATATGGGCCTCTTGTGAAGCTGGCGGGCGGAATTCCCGTTTATGTATCCTCCAACTCGAACAATGGGTTTAAAACGCTCCCGGGTCAAATAGAAAAGGCAATTACTCAAAATACAAAGGCTGTTTTGATTTGTTCTCCGAGCAATCCAACCGGATCAATGCTCAGCAGAAAAGATTTTGAAAAAATATCAAATATTATAAAGCAGCATGATCTCCTGGCCATTTCGGATGAGATTTATGCGGAGCTTTCCTATGATGAGGAATTCACGAGTCTCGCTTCATTGGAGGGAATGAGAGAGAGAACCATCACAATCTCAGGATTTTCAAAAGGTTTTGCGATGACGGGCTGGAGATTGGGATTTGCAGCTGCTCCAGCACCTTTGCTGCAGGCGATGCTCAAAATTCATCAATATTCAATGATGTGCGCCCCTACGATGTCTCAGCATGCAGCACTGGAAGCACTAAGAAATGGTGAAGAAGATGTACAGCGGATGAAAACAGATTACCGGAGAAGGCGGAATTATTTTGTCCGATCTTTAAACGAAGCGGGATTTCCATGTCAAACGCCGGGCGGAGCATTTTATGCTTTTCCCTCAATTGAATATAGCGGATTATCATCTGAGGAATTTGCTGAGCAGCTTCTGCTGGAGGAAAAAGTAGCGGTTGTGCCCGGAATTGTTTTTGGCTCTTCTGGAGAGGGTTTTGTCAGATGCTCGTATGCATCATCACTTTCTCAGCTTGAAGAAGCATTGAAAAGAATGGCTTCCTTTATGAAACGCAGACAGCATGCAGGGGCACAGTGGAAAACACTTCAGGATTTTTAA
- a CDS encoding Lrp/AsnC family transcriptional regulator: protein MKLNEKETEVLEILEENSRLSIDSIAKMAGISFEETEQIIHKLEREKVIIDYAATIDWRKVEGHEGVTAMIDVKVAPKRGVGFDEIAERVYRFKEVQSVYLMSGAYDLSVVIEGRSMSEVARFVSEKLSTLDSVLSTTTHFILKKYKHDGRIFETGEEDKRMVVTP, encoded by the coding sequence GTGAAACTGAATGAAAAAGAAACAGAGGTGCTGGAGATCCTGGAAGAAAACAGCAGGCTGTCGATTGACTCCATTGCAAAAATGGCTGGAATATCCTTTGAAGAAACCGAGCAGATTATTCATAAATTAGAGCGGGAAAAAGTCATTATCGACTATGCGGCAACGATTGATTGGAGAAAAGTAGAAGGTCATGAAGGTGTGACCGCCATGATTGATGTGAAGGTCGCTCCTAAGCGCGGTGTCGGTTTTGATGAAATTGCAGAACGGGTTTATCGCTTCAAGGAAGTGCAATCTGTATATCTCATGTCCGGAGCTTATGATTTAAGTGTCGTGATTGAGGGGCGTTCCATGTCGGAAGTGGCCAGATTTGTGTCAGAGAAGCTTTCAACACTGGATTCTGTTCTTTCGACAACGACTCACTTTATTCTAAAAAAATATAAGCATGATGGACGCATTTTTGAAACTGGAGAAGAAGATAAACGGATGGTGGTCACTCCGTAA
- a CDS encoding alpha/beta hydrolase produces MNPTFCHSTMNLQGINIHYELYEKHPGKPTMVLLHGFLSSTFSYRRLIPLLQEEFRIIAIDLPPFGKTEKSIRFVHSYSNMAKVVIELLEKLEVKNAVLVGHSMGGQVALYATKEKPEMFKKVVLLCSSGYMKRMKHYMICGSYVPYFYLCIKHWLSSQGVFKNLCNVVYDRSLIDQEMMDGYMQPFIDDSIFMALTRMIRDREGDLSQEDLKKIEVPSLLIWGQEDKIVPVEVGRRMSKDLPNASLFELAQTGHLVPEERPMHVMDRIMNFSHA; encoded by the coding sequence ATGAACCCAACTTTTTGCCATTCTACAATGAATCTGCAGGGCATCAATATTCATTATGAGCTATATGAAAAACATCCCGGAAAACCGACCATGGTATTGCTTCACGGATTTTTATCTTCCACGTTCAGCTATAGAAGACTTATTCCTTTGCTTCAGGAAGAATTCCGGATTATCGCCATTGATCTTCCTCCATTTGGAAAAACAGAAAAATCGATCCGATTTGTACACTCTTATTCCAATATGGCAAAGGTTGTCATTGAGCTGCTGGAAAAACTTGAAGTAAAAAATGCGGTGCTGGTAGGGCATTCCATGGGGGGCCAGGTGGCACTGTATGCGACAAAGGAAAAACCGGAAATGTTTAAAAAAGTCGTCTTGCTTTGCAGCTCCGGCTACATGAAGCGCATGAAGCACTATATGATATGCGGATCCTATGTTCCCTATTTTTATCTTTGCATTAAGCATTGGCTTTCCAGCCAGGGAGTTTTCAAAAACCTTTGCAATGTCGTTTATGACCGTTCTTTGATTGATCAGGAAATGATGGACGGTTATATGCAGCCATTTATTGACGACAGCATATTCATGGCACTGACCCGTATGATCCGGGACAGAGAAGGGGATCTCTCACAGGAAGATTTAAAGAAAATTGAAGTACCGAGCCTTTTGATTTGGGGACAGGAAGATAAGATCGTACCAGTAGAAGTAGGGAGAAGAATGAGTAAAGATTTGCCCAACGCATCATTGTTTGAATTGGCTCAAACAGGACATCTTGTTCCTGAGGAAAGACCGATGCATGTAATGGACAGAATCATGAATTTTTCACATGCTTAA
- a CDS encoding DUF1871 family protein, whose protein sequence is MMNMETQAANEIMMEILYKWDPLGYGEGFYDTESVDVVQAVHELHHSSELAKRIQSIYEHSFEKWIPIEDCLQMAHQLLLVKEQASC, encoded by the coding sequence ATGATGAATATGGAAACACAAGCTGCAAATGAAATTATGATGGAAATCCTATATAAATGGGATCCATTGGGCTACGGAGAAGGATTTTATGATACCGAATCTGTAGATGTCGTTCAGGCTGTGCATGAATTACATCATTCTTCAGAGCTTGCGAAACGAATTCAATCCATTTACGAACATTCCTTCGAAAAATGGATTCCCATTGAGGATTGCTTGCAAATGGCTCATCAATTACTATTGGTTAAGGAGCAGGCAAGCTGCTGA
- a CDS encoding MalY/PatB family protein yields MNKFDEIVERRQTNSVKWDLTNEIFGTSDVLPMWVADMDFKAPAEVLEALKKRIDHGIFGYSSIGESTKTAITEWAEKRNGWRFKKEAILFSPGVVTALSFAIQAYSEPGEKVLIQSPVYTPFFDMVKRNGREIVNSQLILEEGRYEIDFNDLAKKMDDPEVKMMLLCNPHNPGGRSWNVDELKKIGELCAEHDVLMVSDEIHSDLMLFGNKHVPFASISKEFSDRSITCFAPSKTFNLAGLQASVMVIENDSLRRRMDETLHRQGFFTLNALGSLGMEAAYSHGAAWLGELNAYIERNMEYAIDFLNNQVPGVTAIKPDASYLLWLDCRGLGLDDKEIKRRLLHKGKVALEEGTKYGPGGEGFARLNAGCSIETLKDGLSRVKTAFSS; encoded by the coding sequence ATGAATAAATTCGATGAAATTGTTGAGCGCCGCCAAACCAACTCCGTTAAGTGGGACTTAACCAACGAAATTTTCGGCACATCTGATGTTCTCCCTATGTGGGTAGCCGATATGGATTTTAAAGCCCCAGCAGAAGTTCTAGAGGCGTTAAAGAAAAGAATCGACCATGGAATATTCGGGTATTCTTCTATAGGAGAAAGCACCAAGACTGCGATTACAGAATGGGCAGAGAAAAGAAATGGCTGGCGGTTTAAAAAAGAGGCGATCCTGTTCAGCCCGGGAGTCGTAACAGCATTAAGCTTTGCAATCCAAGCCTATTCGGAGCCAGGAGAAAAAGTACTGATTCAATCCCCTGTTTATACACCGTTTTTTGACATGGTCAAACGAAACGGACGGGAAATTGTTAATAGCCAGCTTATTCTTGAGGAAGGGCGTTATGAAATTGATTTTAACGATTTGGCAAAAAAAATGGATGATCCCGAAGTAAAAATGATGCTTTTATGCAATCCGCACAACCCTGGGGGCAGGTCCTGGAACGTTGACGAATTAAAGAAAATAGGCGAACTATGCGCAGAGCATGATGTACTTATGGTCTCAGATGAAATCCATTCTGATCTGATGCTGTTCGGGAATAAGCACGTCCCCTTTGCATCCATCAGCAAAGAATTTTCAGACCGTTCCATAACCTGCTTCGCTCCAAGCAAAACATTCAACCTTGCCGGCCTTCAAGCCTCTGTGATGGTTATTGAAAACGACTCACTGAGAAGAAGAATGGATGAAACGCTTCATCGGCAGGGATTCTTTACCCTCAATGCACTTGGAAGTTTAGGAATGGAGGCGGCTTACAGCCATGGTGCAGCATGGCTTGGCGAACTAAACGCCTACATAGAAAGGAATATGGAATATGCCATTGATTTTCTTAACAATCAAGTTCCGGGGGTGACTGCTATCAAACCGGATGCCTCCTATCTCTTATGGCTGGATTGCCGGGGACTGGGGCTTGATGACAAAGAAATCAAAAGACGGCTCCTCCATAAAGGAAAGGTGGCTCTCGAGGAAGGGACAAAATACGGTCCCGGCGGAGAGGGTTTTGCCAGACTCAACGCGGGCTGTTCGATCGAAACTTTAAAAGATGGACTTTCAAGGGTAAAAACAGCCTTTTCCTCCTAA
- a CDS encoding HAMP domain-containing sensor histidine kinase → MENLKDLILQVTFILFPIYLYQAIWLNRPTPTIPKPNLFLIYLLCSLSAVLCMIFPIYVIDGLPYGLHYIPYLAAVLYGGPMTGISVTCTALLYRLYSGGDVIWISLIITPLFLIVPLMLQSKWNDFTIQTKLLLGFLFSGIKTSLTYLILTILIFFKLIPFSLAESLLEMFLSFLLFTFVLLMTIYCVNSTKENAFLRARLIKSEKLSIVSELAASVAHEVRNPLTVVRGFIQLIGTDRKNMDPKNEEYITLVLSELDRAQEIITDYLNLAKQQYFEKNKLSLSNLLDEVVKIMTSYANFKNVHFKNSIAPDLYVHGDSSRLKQVFLNLLKNAVEAVSESDGEVKITAYSSHDYIRIKIKDNGVGMTPEQLARIGEPYFTLKERGTGLGLTVTFSIVEQHEGTLRYKSEPGSGTSATVSLPIYKPAESPLPSSSKHQGEFSDHKLKP, encoded by the coding sequence ATGGAGAATTTGAAGGATTTAATATTGCAAGTGACATTTATCCTGTTCCCCATCTATCTCTATCAGGCAATCTGGCTCAACAGGCCGACACCCACTATTCCGAAACCCAATCTTTTTCTCATCTATTTGCTTTGCAGCCTCTCAGCTGTGCTTTGCATGATTTTCCCCATTTATGTGATAGACGGACTTCCGTATGGATTGCATTACATACCATACTTGGCGGCGGTTTTATACGGAGGACCTATGACCGGCATCTCGGTTACCTGTACTGCCTTGCTCTATCGATTATATTCGGGAGGCGATGTCATTTGGATATCCCTCATCATTACCCCTCTTTTTTTAATTGTTCCTCTCATGCTTCAATCAAAATGGAATGACTTTACTATTCAAACAAAGCTTTTGCTCGGATTCCTTTTCAGCGGAATCAAAACATCCTTAACCTACCTGATTCTAACGATTCTTATATTTTTTAAGCTGATTCCGTTCTCATTAGCCGAAAGTCTGCTTGAAATGTTCCTCAGCTTCCTATTATTTACCTTTGTGCTTCTAATGACCATCTATTGTGTAAACTCCACGAAAGAGAATGCCTTCCTTCGGGCAAGACTTATTAAATCCGAAAAACTTTCTATCGTCAGCGAGCTTGCAGCAAGCGTTGCCCATGAAGTACGAAATCCGCTCACAGTAGTTAGAGGATTTATTCAGCTCATTGGGACCGACCGCAAAAATATGGATCCAAAAAATGAAGAATACATCACCCTCGTTCTATCCGAGCTTGACCGTGCACAGGAGATCATAACGGATTACCTTAATCTTGCCAAACAGCAGTACTTCGAGAAAAACAAGCTTTCTTTAAGCAATCTTTTGGATGAAGTGGTTAAAATTATGACCTCCTATGCCAATTTTAAAAATGTCCATTTCAAAAACAGCATTGCTCCGGATTTATACGTACACGGTGATTCATCAAGGTTAAAGCAGGTTTTTCTAAATTTGCTCAAAAACGCAGTTGAGGCTGTTTCCGAATCAGATGGCGAGGTTAAAATTACGGCTTATTCTTCCCATGATTATATCCGGATAAAAATTAAAGACAATGGAGTCGGCATGACGCCTGAACAGCTTGCAAGAATCGGCGAGCCATATTTCACTCTAAAAGAGAGGGGAACAGGTCTTGGACTGACGGTGACGTTCTCAATTGTAGAGCAGCACGAAGGAACATTGCGTTATAAAAGCGAGCCTGGTTCCGGAACCTCTGCAACCGTATCGCTGCCCATATATAAACCAGCAGAATCCCCCCTCCCTTCCTCATCAAAACATCAGGGCGAATTCTCAGACCATAAATTAAAGCCCTGA
- a CDS encoding superoxide dismutase family protein: protein MSAAALILAGGCSQKELTSFGVEMFNTDGDSLGTIKLSEQPEGVKFDIVLEGLQPGEHGLHIHQNPECQGPDFITAGDHYNPDNKQHGLLNPEGAHLGDLPNIVAENDGKAQAKLFGPKLTLKKGAKNSLLFKEGTSLIITETKDDGMSQPAGESGARIACGKITEKEAMRKDKKEIDIEAKP from the coding sequence ATGTCCGCAGCAGCACTTATTTTGGCAGGCGGCTGCAGTCAAAAGGAGCTGACCTCATTCGGGGTCGAAATGTTTAACACAGACGGTGATTCACTTGGAACAATTAAACTATCTGAACAGCCTGAAGGCGTTAAATTTGATATTGTATTGGAAGGTCTTCAGCCGGGGGAGCATGGATTGCATATTCATCAAAATCCGGAATGCCAGGGGCCCGATTTTATTACAGCCGGCGACCATTACAATCCTGATAACAAACAGCATGGACTGCTGAATCCGGAAGGGGCACATCTTGGTGATCTTCCTAATATTGTGGCAGAGAATGATGGGAAAGCACAAGCTAAACTCTTTGGCCCGAAACTCACGTTGAAAAAGGGTGCGAAAAACTCGCTGCTCTTTAAAGAAGGGACATCACTCATTATTACTGAAACAAAGGATGATGGAATGTCTCAGCCTGCTGGAGAATCAGGTGCCAGAATAGCATGCGGGAAGATTACAGAAAAAGAAGCTATGCGCAAAGACAAAAAAGAAATTGATATTGAAGCAAAGCCCTGA
- a CDS encoding kinase-associated lipoprotein B, producing MEFQPGDYVTGIYKTGKYAGVVTAIRPMHILVQVKAVLKHPQQGDLHIPKEAEVPLFHERRALSYNEQTNVPKNMVKPLEGDLPDYSMSLLKSIDQMRILLNNDESLWAKKSLACLDQLENDYKL from the coding sequence ATGGAATTTCAGCCAGGCGATTATGTAACGGGGATTTACAAAACAGGGAAGTACGCAGGGGTTGTAACAGCGATCCGGCCTATGCATATTCTTGTACAGGTGAAGGCCGTTTTAAAGCATCCGCAGCAGGGGGATTTGCACATTCCTAAGGAGGCAGAGGTTCCCCTCTTTCATGAAAGGCGGGCACTGAGCTACAACGAACAAACCAATGTGCCGAAAAACATGGTCAAACCTCTGGAAGGGGATTTGCCGGATTACAGCATGTCGCTTCTCAAGTCAATTGATCAAATGAGAATTTTACTAAACAATGATGAATCTTTATGGGCTAAAAAGTCATTGGCCTGTCTTGATCAGCTTGAAAATGATTATAAACTCTAA
- the kapD gene encoding 3'-5' exonuclease KapD → MDGSKPLLFIDFEFSMPDGNSGYKGFYAEIIEAGLVFSKNGKVEQEFSSFVTPVKGKRLTERCKSFLGITQAQVDQGISFSKLIEALNRLDSPKKVVTWGNMDMKVLRMNCEKNRCAFPFENDEFIDLSMEYKKFFGDRNQTGLWKAVEEYGKKGTGQHHRALDDALTTMKIYKLIEKDKKYLEKPNPTTIGDRVDFSKLLSKFAT, encoded by the coding sequence ATGGACGGGTCAAAACCTCTGCTGTTTATTGATTTTGAATTCAGCATGCCTGACGGTAATTCAGGCTATAAAGGCTTTTATGCTGAAATTATTGAAGCTGGTCTCGTCTTTTCAAAAAACGGAAAAGTTGAGCAGGAATTTTCATCCTTTGTCACGCCTGTTAAAGGGAAACGTCTTACAGAGCGCTGCAAATCATTTCTGGGGATTACTCAGGCCCAGGTGGATCAGGGAATTTCTTTTTCTAAATTAATTGAAGCTCTCAATCGGCTGGACTCTCCTAAAAAAGTGGTAACCTGGGGAAACATGGACATGAAGGTTTTAAGAATGAATTGTGAAAAAAACCGGTGCGCTTTTCCGTTTGAAAATGATGAATTTATCGATTTGTCTATGGAATATAAGAAATTTTTCGGGGACAGAAATCAGACAGGTTTATGGAAAGCCGTTGAGGAATATGGGAAGAAAGGAACGGGGCAGCATCACAGGGCCCTGGATGATGCATTAACAACGATGAAAATTTATAAGCTGATTGAAAAAGATAAGAAATATCTAGAAAAGCCAAATCCCACTACGATTGGTGACCGTGTAGATTTCTCCAAACTTCTAAGCAAGTTTGCAACATAA
- a CDS encoding transglycosylase domain-containing protein translates to MEPRRKNVTALRKWFGWSFILLLIPILLSLLLSSGQAVESLRSLPEALDERLPLKEPSAFMNSYIKDSEGAVISELTTEGQNRIFIRYADIPPQMKELFLQSEDKRFYEHTGLDFEGTARAMLFNAKNKSLDQGGSTITQQLARNLYLNHERTYNRKLSELLISIQLERKWSKEKILESYLNTIYFQNSVYGVGAAADYYFSKSLKALTTAEMAYLAAIPNNPSFYNPLKHPDRTKKRQERLLQLLADIGMLNQNQLKAEKSQPIELAIKKKEERYPDYTDYVMEELKKAVASKDKLKNPEQIKSAAAELIRSGIVIETYLDPFLQERLYTANEKYSDESHQSSAVIINHKKHQIVAMSGGNRYKKHEFNRAFQAKRQPGSAIKPLLDYVPYIEKTKASKSSLINANRLCIETFCPENYSKKEYGMVTLEKAFSQSYNTPAVRMLKDVGIGKAAAYLKPFSFSGSIPPDNYAAALGGVKIGFSPLELANAYTAFGNGGQYQQARAIKRILSIDGTVLFEWKDTPMQVWSNETNTVMRDLLESVVKKGTGKKAAFETNYIGGKTGTSNDYNDLWFSGLTDSYTAAVWFGKDNNGSIESIYKDGSLLAYWKMIMGGDQVAEER, encoded by the coding sequence ATGGAGCCTAGACGAAAGAATGTGACAGCGTTGAGAAAATGGTTTGGCTGGAGTTTCATCCTGCTGCTTATCCCTATACTTTTATCCCTCCTGCTCAGCTCCGGACAGGCTGTTGAAAGTCTGAGGTCCCTCCCTGAGGCCCTTGATGAACGGCTTCCTCTCAAAGAACCTTCTGCTTTTATGAACAGTTATATAAAGGACTCTGAAGGTGCGGTTATCTCCGAGCTGACCACCGAGGGACAGAATCGGATTTTCATCCGGTACGCTGATATCCCCCCACAAATGAAGGAGCTTTTTCTGCAATCAGAGGATAAACGCTTTTATGAGCATACCGGCCTTGATTTTGAAGGGACGGCAAGAGCCATGCTATTCAATGCTAAAAATAAGTCTCTTGACCAGGGCGGCAGCACAATTACGCAGCAGCTTGCCAGAAACTTATATTTAAATCATGAGCGAACCTATAACCGTAAGCTCAGTGAACTGCTGATCTCCATCCAGCTGGAGCGGAAATGGTCAAAAGAAAAAATCCTGGAAAGCTATTTAAATACAATCTACTTTCAGAACAGTGTATATGGGGTCGGAGCGGCGGCAGATTATTACTTCAGTAAATCGCTGAAGGCTTTAACGACCGCTGAAATGGCCTACTTAGCTGCGATTCCGAATAACCCTTCCTTCTATAATCCTCTAAAGCATCCTGACAGGACTAAAAAAAGGCAGGAAAGGCTTTTGCAGCTTTTGGCTGACATTGGAATGCTGAATCAGAATCAGCTGAAAGCCGAGAAAAGCCAGCCGATTGAATTAGCCATTAAAAAGAAGGAAGAACGCTATCCTGATTATACGGACTATGTAATGGAAGAACTAAAAAAAGCTGTGGCCAGCAAGGACAAACTTAAAAACCCTGAACAGATTAAAAGCGCTGCTGCTGAGTTAATCAGATCCGGCATCGTAATCGAAACGTATTTAGATCCTTTTCTCCAGGAAAGACTCTATACGGCAAATGAAAAATATTCGGATGAAAGCCATCAATCCTCGGCGGTCATCATCAATCATAAGAAGCATCAAATTGTGGCGATGAGCGGCGGAAACCGCTATAAGAAGCATGAATTTAATAGAGCCTTCCAGGCGAAGAGACAGCCTGGATCCGCTATTAAACCGCTTTTGGATTATGTTCCCTATATTGAAAAGACAAAGGCGTCCAAGTCCAGCCTCATTAATGCCAACCGTTTATGCATTGAAACGTTTTGTCCTGAAAACTATAGTAAAAAAGAGTATGGCATGGTGACTCTTGAAAAGGCCTTTAGCCAATCCTATAACACCCCTGCCGTAAGGATGCTGAAAGACGTCGGCATCGGGAAGGCAGCTGCGTATCTTAAGCCTTTTTCATTCAGCGGCAGTATTCCTCCTGATAATTATGCAGCTGCTCTGGGAGGAGTTAAAATAGGATTCTCGCCTCTTGAGCTTGCAAATGCCTATACAGCCTTTGGCAACGGCGGACAGTATCAACAGGCAAGAGCCATTAAAAGAATCCTTTCTATAGATGGAACGGTCCTCTTTGAATGGAAGGATACCCCTATGCAGGTGTGGAGCAATGAAACGAACACAGTCATGCGGGACTTGCTTGAATCCGTCGTAAAAAAGGGAACCGGTAAAAAAGCAGCCTTTGAAACAAATTATATAGGCGGAAAAACCGGAACATCGAATGACTACAATGATTTATGGTTCTCCGGACTCACCGATTCCTACACCGCTGCCGTCTGGTTTGGGAAAGACAATAATGGTTCGATTGAATCTATATATAAAGACGGAAGTCTCCTTGCGTATTGGAAAATGATCATGGGCGGTGACCAAGTTGCAGAAGAAAGATAA
- a CDS encoding thiol-disulfide oxidoreductase DCC family protein: MNHPIILFDGVCNLCEGIVKFVIKRDKDAVFRFASLQSETGLELLKKNQLDCENFDSFVLAFDDNVYVKSEAALKTAGLLPFPMNMLRILLIIPRPIRDAGYSFIARNRYKWFGKKDSCMLPDPSIRKRFLE; the protein is encoded by the coding sequence ATGAACCACCCTATCATTCTTTTTGACGGAGTCTGCAATTTATGCGAGGGTATTGTAAAGTTTGTCATTAAGCGGGATAAAGATGCAGTATTCAGGTTTGCTTCGCTTCAGTCCGAAACCGGATTGGAGCTGCTGAAAAAAAATCAGCTTGATTGCGAAAATTTCGATTCTTTTGTCCTCGCCTTTGATGACAACGTGTATGTAAAATCGGAAGCGGCCCTTAAAACAGCCGGCCTTCTCCCATTTCCCATGAACATGCTGCGCATTCTGCTCATCATTCCAAGACCCATAAGAGATGCGGGATATTCCTTCATTGCACGAAACAGGTACAAGTGGTTTGGCAAAAAGGACAGCTGCATGCTTCCTGACCCCTCCATTCGGAAACGTTTTTTAGAATAG